In a genomic window of Curtobacterium sp. MCBD17_035:
- a CDS encoding septum formation family protein, with product MSHPSSLQLPTARSTRDQRAEEIRAIDEERRRVDPHGTGREDVDWLGRATGVAPSLPSERDDLIPPAAAPTEPPVAGVRARLPRGEERPTFTDLLRLPGDEAAGAGTSDHDSRFDWAALGGADDEGTNADRDADAGDADGADRAGDVDAEASRAAVVDGPAAAPAASAAPVPAAAVPAPAAGSRPTRWSLSDDDAGSDAAEAGSALTAQSAHSEVTAAIPAQHDAPEGVPAGSDTAEPVVDTADAAERDTDDSGVDTPTAALPWWAQPETGPAVVPESPSRAADPLPPTAAPPLVSPVDPAHPEQVYPAHLPPAVGQDLDALLGTDRSAHVPDDGRPRPERQPETIAWAPETGPADVPETGPADVVDQTEWDGRETSDTRAINALFGTGALRAVDGVEDDAALGDDHADSAAGRAGDTGTRMMPVVGAPGAPPTGAPGAAPAGAGPSAGSVLPGQSARGAVPVGRRDGRGDNLLNEGFGRLAAQGRRGKQLLVYGAIAIIIVLLVLVFLVVRWILGGDPQNQPAPAPSSTSSSKPSRSPAAASSRTASSTPAPAPSAAAVFATTAASVGQHSWRDLAGGECLSPYENAWAQTFTVVDCSAAHAAQMTFRGTLTQAGYPGPDALRGQMTELCSATSAIDLGAAAAYTDLQVQGAYPADQSEWNAGDRYYYCFASRSSGQPLTSSLAPSA from the coding sequence GTGTCCCATCCGAGCTCCCTGCAGCTGCCCACGGCACGGTCCACTCGGGATCAGCGCGCCGAGGAGATCCGCGCGATCGACGAGGAGCGCCGTCGGGTCGACCCGCACGGCACCGGCCGTGAGGACGTCGACTGGCTCGGTCGAGCGACGGGGGTGGCCCCGAGCCTCCCGTCGGAGCGCGACGACCTGATCCCGCCCGCGGCCGCACCGACGGAGCCGCCCGTCGCGGGCGTCCGCGCCCGGTTGCCCCGCGGCGAGGAGCGGCCGACCTTCACCGACCTGCTGCGCCTGCCGGGCGACGAGGCAGCGGGCGCCGGAACGTCCGACCACGACTCGCGCTTCGACTGGGCCGCGCTCGGTGGTGCCGACGACGAGGGCACGAACGCCGACCGCGACGCCGATGCCGGTGATGCCGACGGCGCTGACCGTGCTGGTGATGTCGACGCCGAGGCGAGCCGTGCCGCGGTCGTCGACGGACCTGCAGCTGCCCCTGCTGCCTCCGCTGCTCCCGTTCCTGCCGCTGCCGTCCCTGCCCCCGCAGCGGGCTCCCGGCCGACGCGTTGGTCCCTGTCGGACGACGATGCGGGATCGGACGCCGCCGAGGCGGGCTCCGCGCTGACCGCGCAGTCCGCGCACTCCGAGGTCACGGCGGCCATCCCGGCGCAGCACGACGCCCCCGAGGGCGTCCCTGCGGGATCCGACACCGCGGAGCCCGTCGTCGACACGGCAGACGCCGCCGAACGCGACACGGACGACTCCGGCGTCGACACCCCCACCGCTGCGCTGCCCTGGTGGGCGCAGCCCGAGACCGGCCCCGCAGTCGTGCCCGAGAGCCCCTCGCGCGCCGCCGATCCGCTTCCACCCACGGCCGCGCCGCCCCTGGTGTCGCCCGTGGACCCGGCCCACCCCGAGCAGGTCTACCCGGCCCACCTGCCTCCGGCCGTCGGCCAGGACCTCGACGCGTTGCTCGGCACCGACCGCTCGGCGCACGTGCCGGACGACGGCCGTCCCCGTCCCGAGCGACAGCCGGAGACGATCGCCTGGGCGCCCGAGACCGGCCCCGCGGACGTCCCCGAGACCGGCCCCGCGGACGTCGTCGACCAGACCGAGTGGGACGGCCGCGAGACCAGTGACACCCGGGCGATCAACGCGCTGTTCGGGACGGGCGCACTCCGTGCCGTCGACGGGGTCGAGGACGACGCTGCCCTCGGCGACGACCACGCCGACTCCGCCGCCGGGCGCGCGGGGGACACGGGCACGCGGATGATGCCCGTCGTCGGTGCTCCCGGTGCTCCTCCGACCGGCGCTCCTGGTGCCGCTCCGGCCGGCGCCGGTCCTTCCGCCGGCTCGGTGCTCCCGGGTCAGAGCGCTCGTGGTGCCGTGCCGGTCGGGCGTCGTGACGGCCGTGGCGACAACCTCCTCAACGAGGGCTTCGGGCGCCTCGCCGCGCAGGGTCGTCGGGGCAAGCAGCTGCTCGTGTACGGCGCGATCGCGATCATCATCGTGTTGCTCGTGCTCGTGTTCCTCGTCGTGCGGTGGATCCTCGGCGGCGACCCGCAGAACCAGCCGGCGCCGGCTCCGTCCTCCACGTCGTCGTCGAAGCCGTCACGGTCACCGGCAGCGGCGTCGTCCCGGACGGCGTCCTCGACGCCCGCGCCGGCTCCTTCGGCCGCGGCGGTGTTCGCCACCACGGCGGCGTCGGTGGGGCAGCACTCGTGGCGCGACCTCGCGGGCGGCGAGTGCTTGTCACCGTATGAGAACGCGTGGGCACAGACCTTCACGGTCGTCGACTGCTCGGCCGCCCACGCTGCGCAGATGACGTTCCGCGGCACGCTGACCCAGGCCGGCTACCCCGGGCCCGACGCATTACGCGGCCAGATGACCGAACTGTGCAGCGCGACCAGTGCGATCGACCTCGGCGCCGCGGCCGCCTACACGGACCTACAGGTCCAGGGCGCCTACCCGGCGGACCAGAGCGAGTGGAACGCGGGCGACCGCTACTACTACTGCTTCGCCTCGCGGTCGTCGGGACAGCCACTGACGAGTTCGCTCGCGCCCTCGGCCTGA
- a CDS encoding DUF2273 domain-containing protein: MNATVVGMGAGAVLAIVAVTLGFWAFVVVAVFMAVGALVGRLVSGEIDVRRLADVLRGRRSSS, encoded by the coding sequence GTGAACGCCACGGTGGTCGGCATGGGCGCCGGCGCGGTCCTCGCGATCGTGGCCGTGACGCTCGGGTTCTGGGCGTTCGTCGTCGTCGCGGTGTTCATGGCCGTCGGTGCTCTGGTCGGACGGCTCGTCAGCGGCGAGATCGACGTCCGCCGGCTCGCCGACGTCCTGCGTGGACGCCGGAGTTCGTCGTGA
- a CDS encoding nitroreductase family protein produces MTATSDTTTLTRSTDSSRPLVPLLEERWSPRSFDETATIDDDTVTTLLEAARWAPSASNTQPRRFVVGRRGTPTFDVIMEHLMGFNQAWAHRASALVVAIAETADEDGQPRRWAEYDLGQAIAALSVQAHAEGLHVHQLGGIDVDGLRTAFALPERFVPVTVTAIGTVADPSQLDEQAAARELAPRTRLPLDELVLARD; encoded by the coding sequence ATGACCGCGACGTCCGACACCACCACGCTGACCCGTTCCACCGACTCCAGCCGCCCGCTCGTGCCGCTGCTCGAGGAGCGCTGGAGCCCCCGCTCGTTCGACGAGACGGCGACGATCGACGACGACACCGTGACCACGCTGCTCGAGGCCGCGCGCTGGGCCCCGTCCGCGTCGAACACCCAGCCCCGCCGGTTCGTGGTGGGCCGCCGCGGCACCCCGACCTTCGACGTGATCATGGAGCACCTCATGGGCTTCAACCAGGCGTGGGCGCACCGTGCGAGCGCCCTCGTCGTCGCGATCGCCGAGACCGCTGACGAGGACGGTCAGCCCCGCCGCTGGGCGGAGTACGACCTGGGTCAGGCGATCGCCGCGCTCTCCGTCCAGGCGCACGCCGAGGGGTTGCACGTGCACCAGCTCGGCGGTATCGACGTCGACGGCCTCCGCACCGCGTTCGCGTTGCCCGAGCGCTTCGTGCCCGTCACGGTGACCGCGATCGGGACGGTCGCCGACCCGTCGCAGCTCGACGAGCAGGCCGCCGCCCGCGAGCTCGCGCCCCGCACGCGCCTGCCCCTCGACGAGCTGGTGCTCGCGCGCGACTGA
- a CDS encoding phosphoribosylanthranilate isomerase gives MTTDALWIKICGLSTPETVDAAIDAGADALGFVFAAGSPRTVTADQAKELVERVPEGIDAVGVFRDQEIDEIVGVASAVGLTTLQLHGDETPSDFARARDAGFFTIRAVAAQDYLRETPEQRAAYDHDLLLLDAAEPGAGKLVDPSTIAGRVDEAWILAGGLTPANVRAAVQLLDPDGVDVSSGVESSRGVKDPARIRAFVEAVRSIA, from the coding sequence ATGACCACCGACGCCCTCTGGATCAAGATCTGCGGACTGTCGACCCCCGAGACGGTGGACGCCGCGATCGACGCCGGAGCCGATGCGCTCGGCTTCGTGTTCGCGGCGGGGAGCCCCCGCACGGTCACGGCCGACCAGGCGAAGGAACTCGTCGAGCGGGTGCCGGAGGGCATCGACGCGGTCGGGGTGTTCCGCGACCAGGAGATCGACGAGATCGTCGGGGTCGCCTCGGCGGTGGGGCTCACGACGCTCCAGCTCCACGGCGACGAGACCCCCTCGGACTTCGCGCGCGCACGCGACGCCGGGTTCTTCACGATCCGGGCGGTGGCGGCCCAGGACTACCTCCGCGAGACGCCCGAGCAGCGCGCCGCGTACGACCACGACCTGCTCCTGCTCGACGCAGCGGAACCCGGGGCCGGCAAGCTCGTCGACCCGAGCACGATCGCCGGACGCGTCGACGAGGCCTGGATCCTCGCGGGTGGACTCACGCCGGCGAACGTCCGCGCCGCCGTGCAGCTGTTGGACCCGGACGGCGTGGACGTGTCGAGCGGCGTCGAGTCCTCGCGCGGCGTCAAGGACCCAGCGCGCATCCGGGCGTTCGTCGAGGCCGTCCGCAGCATCGCCTGA
- a CDS encoding Asp23/Gls24 family envelope stress response protein, translating to MATTTNGAGGAATPGRAGTTGASTTRVTTARTTAGGSSRVDGSSAVVADPTTTTEITTHGRTVIDDAVVAKVAGIAAREVPGVFALGGNTARAFGAIRDAIGSSDLGQGVRVEVGETQVAVDLTIVVEYPMPMMEVAQDVRSAVTAALTTLVGLEVTEVNVAINDVNIPALNGEPTEARVQ from the coding sequence ATGGCAACCACCACGAACGGCGCGGGCGGAGCGGCGACCCCCGGCCGCGCGGGCACGACCGGCGCGAGCACGACGCGGGTGACGACAGCGCGCACGACGGCGGGCGGGTCCTCGCGCGTCGACGGTTCGAGCGCGGTCGTCGCGGACCCCACCACGACCACCGAGATCACGACGCACGGCCGGACCGTCATCGACGACGCGGTCGTCGCGAAGGTGGCCGGGATCGCGGCGCGCGAGGTCCCCGGCGTCTTCGCCCTCGGCGGCAACACCGCCCGCGCGTTCGGGGCCATCCGCGACGCCATCGGCTCGAGCGACCTCGGGCAGGGCGTCCGCGTCGAGGTCGGCGAGACCCAGGTCGCGGTGGACCTCACCATCGTGGTCGAGTACCCGATGCCGATGATGGAGGTCGCACAGGACGTCCGCTCGGCCGTCACCGCCGCCCTGACCACGCTCGTCGGCCTGGAGGTCACCGAGGTCAACGTCGCGATCAACGACGTCAACATCCCCGCACTGAACGGCGAACCGACCGAGGCGCGGGTCCAGTGA
- a CDS encoding DUF2945 domain-containing protein, which translates to MAIHEGDEVHWNTSQGETTGTAREKKTKDFTFDGQDFKPTDDDPYWIVESAKSGKKAAHKESALRS; encoded by the coding sequence ATGGCGATCCACGAGGGCGACGAGGTGCACTGGAACACCTCGCAGGGCGAGACGACCGGCACCGCGCGCGAGAAGAAGACGAAGGACTTCACGTTCGACGGGCAGGACTTCAAGCCCACCGACGACGACCCGTACTGGATCGTCGAGTCGGCCAAGTCCGGCAAGAAGGCCGCGCACAAGGAGTCGGCGCTCCGGTCCTGA
- a CDS encoding ATP-binding protein produces the protein MLIVLAGLPGVGKSTFAAALAPRVDAVVLAVDLVEDALLAAGLPAGSTTGVAAYGVVERVAEAQLAVGRSVVVDAVNDDPRAREQWIGLAERSGAETHWFELRLADPDRHRARLEGRGQRFTRLPEPGWDTLAPRADALDGWAAERWAAERTVLDAAEPVEALVAAALRAVRPPRP, from the coding sequence GTGCTCATCGTCCTGGCGGGGCTGCCCGGTGTCGGCAAGTCGACGTTCGCCGCGGCGCTCGCGCCCCGGGTCGACGCGGTCGTGCTCGCCGTCGACCTCGTCGAGGACGCACTGCTCGCGGCCGGGCTGCCTGCCGGGTCCACCACGGGTGTCGCCGCCTACGGTGTGGTGGAACGCGTCGCGGAGGCGCAGCTCGCCGTGGGACGATCGGTCGTCGTCGACGCCGTGAACGACGACCCGCGCGCTCGCGAGCAGTGGATCGGGCTCGCCGAACGGTCGGGCGCCGAGACGCACTGGTTCGAGCTCCGGCTCGCGGACCCGGACCGGCACCGCGCCCGTCTGGAGGGCCGGGGTCAGCGCTTCACGCGCCTCCCGGAGCCGGGTTGGGACACCCTGGCGCCGCGTGCGGACGCCCTCGACGGATGGGCGGCGGAGCGCTGGGCGGCGGAGCGCACGGTGCTCGACGCGGCGGAGCCGGTCGAGGCCCTGGTGGCCGCGGCGCTCAGGGCCGTGCGGCCGCCGCGCCCCTGA
- a CDS encoding AEC family transporter → MSGVLIGFAIIGVVIATGYLVGRLGVLGPHAQFVMSRLVFFVLTPCLLFHTIATADIHVLLSEMLVVSLVTALVVALGTAAVFRFVLRRDLAQTTVGALAAGYVNSNNIGLPVAVYVLGHPAYVVPVILLQLVVLAPIALTILDTATSSGGGLRRRILGPVSNPLIIASLLGLVVSLTGVRIPDPVMEPFSLVGAAAVPVVLLSFGMSLHGNAPFRDPDTRVDVVVASALKLFVMPVLAYVIARFVFHVSHEHLFVLTVLAGLPTAQNVFNYAQRYDAAVPVARDVVLVSTIGAVPVLVVVAALLH, encoded by the coding sequence GTGAGCGGAGTGCTGATCGGGTTCGCGATCATCGGCGTCGTGATCGCCACGGGGTACCTCGTCGGACGGCTCGGGGTCCTCGGCCCGCACGCGCAGTTCGTCATGAGCCGGCTCGTGTTCTTCGTCCTGACCCCGTGCCTGCTGTTCCACACGATCGCGACGGCGGACATCCACGTGCTGCTGTCCGAGATGCTCGTGGTGTCGCTCGTGACCGCGCTCGTCGTCGCGCTCGGGACCGCCGCCGTGTTCCGGTTCGTGCTGCGCCGCGACCTCGCCCAGACCACGGTCGGGGCGCTCGCCGCCGGGTACGTCAACTCGAACAACATCGGCCTGCCCGTCGCCGTCTACGTGCTCGGCCATCCGGCGTACGTGGTGCCGGTCATCCTGCTGCAGCTCGTCGTGCTCGCGCCGATCGCGCTGACGATCCTCGACACGGCGACGTCCTCGGGCGGGGGCCTGCGGCGGCGGATCCTCGGACCGGTGAGCAACCCGCTCATCATCGCGTCCCTCCTCGGCCTGGTCGTGTCGCTGACCGGCGTGCGGATCCCCGACCCGGTGATGGAGCCGTTCTCGCTCGTCGGCGCGGCCGCGGTACCCGTCGTCCTGCTGTCGTTCGGGATGAGCCTGCACGGCAACGCGCCCTTCCGTGACCCGGACACCCGGGTGGACGTGGTCGTGGCGAGCGCGCTCAAGCTGTTCGTGATGCCGGTGCTCGCCTACGTCATCGCGCGCTTCGTGTTCCACGTGTCGCACGAGCACCTGTTCGTCCTGACGGTGCTCGCCGGGCTGCCGACCGCGCAGAACGTCTTCAACTACGCGCAGCGGTACGACGCGGCCGTGCCCGTCGCGCGGGACGTCGTGCTCGTGTCGACGATCGGCGCGGTGCCCGTCCTCGTCGTCGTGGCGGCGCTGCTGCACTGA
- a CDS encoding serine/threonine-protein kinase, translating to MSLVSSTVTADTVLAGRYRLTEVIGTGGMGTVYRARDEHTYRDVAIKLFATPQSMTHADRVRQEREIRLLSMLSHPGLIPLYDAGTHELVDGPHRFIVMELISDPTLLRRLADGPLHNYEVASLGAQLADALAYVHARGIVHRDVKPANILINDEGSAGFARTVKLTDFGVAHFVDGSRLTGDGTIIGTAAYLSPEQVAGESITFATDVYSLGLVLLEALTGKQEYSGTVIEAALARLQHDPEIPETVGSEWRDLLVAMTSREPEERPSAVTVARVLRGGASRVTGPVPLGRTRSSRSSHRAEHRLHRAAHRHTRRGTFDAVRRWRRRNTIVGSLAGIGVVAACFGSYLLGAAAH from the coding sequence ATGAGTCTGGTCTCCAGCACGGTGACGGCCGACACCGTCCTCGCCGGGCGATACCGGCTGACGGAGGTGATCGGCACCGGCGGCATGGGGACCGTGTACCGCGCCCGTGACGAGCACACCTACCGCGACGTCGCCATCAAGCTGTTCGCGACGCCCCAGTCGATGACGCACGCGGACCGGGTCCGCCAGGAGCGCGAGATCCGGCTGCTGAGCATGTTGAGCCACCCCGGACTCATCCCGCTGTACGACGCCGGGACCCACGAACTCGTCGACGGGCCCCACCGGTTCATCGTCATGGAGCTCATCTCCGACCCGACGCTCCTGCGTCGCCTCGCCGACGGACCCCTGCACAACTACGAGGTCGCCTCGCTCGGGGCGCAGCTCGCCGACGCCCTGGCGTACGTGCACGCTCGCGGCATCGTCCACCGGGACGTCAAGCCGGCGAACATCCTCATCAACGACGAGGGGTCCGCCGGGTTCGCCCGCACCGTCAAGCTCACCGACTTCGGCGTCGCCCACTTCGTCGACGGCTCCCGCCTGACCGGCGACGGCACGATCATCGGTACCGCCGCGTACCTCAGCCCCGAGCAGGTCGCGGGCGAGTCCATCACCTTCGCGACCGACGTGTACTCCCTCGGCCTGGTGCTCCTCGAGGCCCTCACCGGCAAGCAGGAGTACTCGGGCACGGTCATCGAGGCCGCCCTCGCCCGGTTGCAGCACGACCCCGAGATCCCCGAGACGGTCGGCAGCGAGTGGCGTGACCTCCTCGTGGCGATGACGTCGCGTGAACCCGAGGAGCGGCCGAGCGCCGTCACCGTCGCCCGCGTCCTGCGTGGAGGCGCGTCCCGCGTCACGGGACCGGTCCCGCTCGGCCGGACCCGGTCCTCCCGTTCGTCGCACCGTGCCGAGCACCGGCTACACCGCGCCGCACACCGGCACACGCGCCGGGGCACGTTCGACGCGGTGCGGCGGTGGCGCCGCCGGAACACGATCGTCGGCAGCCTGGCCGGCATCGGCGTCGTCGCGGCCTGTTTCGGGTCGTACCTGCTCGGCGCCGCCGCGCACTAG
- a CDS encoding exodeoxyribonuclease III, producing the protein MRVASWNVNSIRSRASRVVDWLVREDVDVLGMQEIKCKPEQFPVDLFEAAGYTVEAHGLNQWNGVAFASRLPMEDVTRDFPTQPGFLKGHEGDDVPVEARAMGVTVDGVRLWSLYVPNGRAVGDPHYTYKLDWLARLAARTEEWIAAAPDQPLALMGDWNVAPFDEDVWDRALFEGHTHVSEPERAAFRAFEGIGLTDVVRPLVPAGYTYWDYKQLRFPRNEGMRIDFVMGSPAFAEVVTAAAIHRNERKGDAPSDHVPVSVDLDLDTSLDDDRPMIF; encoded by the coding sequence ATGCGTGTCGCCTCGTGGAACGTCAACTCGATCCGATCCCGCGCCTCCCGTGTGGTCGACTGGCTCGTGCGTGAGGACGTCGACGTGCTCGGCATGCAGGAGATCAAGTGCAAGCCCGAGCAGTTCCCGGTCGACCTGTTCGAGGCCGCGGGCTACACCGTCGAGGCCCACGGCCTGAACCAGTGGAACGGCGTCGCGTTCGCCAGCCGACTGCCGATGGAGGACGTGACGCGCGACTTCCCGACGCAGCCCGGGTTCCTCAAGGGGCACGAGGGCGACGACGTCCCCGTGGAGGCCCGCGCGATGGGTGTGACGGTCGACGGCGTGCGGCTGTGGAGCCTGTACGTGCCGAACGGCCGCGCGGTCGGCGACCCCCACTACACGTACAAGCTCGACTGGCTCGCGCGGCTGGCGGCCCGCACCGAGGAGTGGATCGCCGCCGCTCCGGACCAGCCGCTCGCGCTCATGGGCGACTGGAACGTCGCCCCCTTCGACGAGGACGTCTGGGACCGCGCGCTGTTCGAGGGCCACACGCACGTGTCCGAGCCGGAGCGGGCCGCGTTCCGCGCGTTCGAGGGCATCGGGCTGACCGACGTCGTCCGCCCGCTCGTGCCCGCCGGGTACACCTACTGGGACTACAAGCAGCTGCGGTTCCCGCGGAACGAGGGCATGCGCATCGACTTCGTCATGGGGTCCCCCGCATTCGCCGAGGTCGTCACGGCAGCCGCCATCCACCGCAACGAGCGCAAGGGCGACGCCCCGAGCGACCACGTGCCGGTGAGCGTCGACCTCGACCTCGACACGAGTCTCGACGACGACCGCCCGATGATCTTCTGA
- the pyrE gene encoding orotate phosphoribosyltransferase, which translates to MTDARSQLIAHIRDEAVFHGDFTLTSGKKATYYIDLRKVSLDHRVAPLIGQVMTDLVAEVPDVVAVGGLTMGADPIATAVLHQAAARGQAYDAFVVRKEPKDHGRGRQVEGPDVRGKRVVVLEDTSTTGGSPLKAAEALEREGAIIAAVAVVVDRDTGAKEAIERAGYPYYAAIGLADLGLAP; encoded by the coding sequence GTGACCGACGCGCGTAGCCAGCTGATCGCCCACATCCGGGACGAGGCCGTGTTCCACGGCGACTTCACGTTGACCAGCGGCAAGAAGGCGACGTACTACATCGACCTGCGCAAGGTCAGCCTCGACCACCGGGTCGCGCCGCTCATCGGCCAGGTGATGACGGACCTCGTCGCCGAGGTCCCCGACGTCGTCGCGGTCGGCGGACTGACCATGGGCGCCGACCCGATCGCCACCGCGGTGCTGCACCAGGCCGCGGCCCGGGGCCAGGCCTACGACGCGTTCGTCGTCCGCAAGGAGCCGAAGGACCACGGCCGCGGCCGGCAGGTCGAGGGCCCCGACGTGCGGGGCAAGCGCGTCGTCGTGCTCGAGGACACCTCGACCACGGGTGGCTCCCCGCTCAAGGCCGCCGAGGCGCTCGAGCGCGAAGGCGCCATCATCGCCGCCGTCGCCGTCGTGGTCGACCGTGACACCGGCGCGAAGGAAGCCATCGAGCGTGCCGGGTACCCCTACTACGCGGCGATCGGACTGGCCGACCTCGGGCTGGCCCCGTGA
- a CDS encoding aminoglycoside 3'-phosphotransferase, with protein sequence MLPIAGLPQGHVDVPECVSALAAGRTITAVWRNDLDGRTFRLGEGPAAEYVKWAPHGVRLDLLGEIARLSWAGSYTPVPRVVDHGEDPDGRWLRTVALPGRSAVDPRFQADPRPAVIAAGHGLRALHDALPVADCPFEWSVTQRIARSGADDDTVAALGPRPEPDRIVVCHGDPCTPNTIVGEDGQWVGHVDLDTLGIADRWADIAVATMALGWNFGDGWESLFLDAYGIAPDPERTRWYRALWNLGDGALPRD encoded by the coding sequence GTGCTGCCGATCGCCGGACTCCCCCAGGGCCACGTCGACGTCCCCGAGTGCGTCTCGGCCCTGGCCGCCGGACGGACGATCACCGCGGTGTGGCGCAACGACCTCGACGGCCGCACCTTCCGGCTCGGCGAGGGACCCGCGGCCGAGTACGTCAAGTGGGCACCCCACGGTGTGCGACTCGACCTGCTCGGCGAGATCGCGCGGCTCTCGTGGGCGGGGTCGTACACGCCGGTGCCGCGCGTGGTCGACCACGGCGAGGACCCGGACGGCCGCTGGCTCCGGACGGTCGCGCTCCCGGGTCGGAGTGCGGTCGACCCTCGGTTCCAGGCCGATCCCCGGCCCGCGGTGATCGCCGCCGGCCATGGACTCCGCGCCCTGCACGACGCCCTCCCGGTGGCCGACTGTCCGTTCGAGTGGTCGGTCACGCAGCGCATCGCCCGCTCCGGTGCCGACGACGACACGGTGGCGGCGCTCGGTCCCCGTCCGGAGCCGGACCGGATCGTGGTGTGCCACGGGGACCCGTGCACCCCGAACACGATCGTGGGCGAGGACGGGCAGTGGGTCGGCCACGTCGACCTCGACACCCTCGGCATCGCGGATCGGTGGGCGGACATCGCCGTGGCGACCATGGCCCTCGGATGGAACTTCGGCGACGGCTGGGAGTCCCTGTTCCTCGACGCGTACGGCATCGCGCCCGACCCCGAGCGCACCCGGTGGTACCGGGCGCTGTGGAACCTCGGCGACGGGGCGCTGCCGCGCGACTGA
- a CDS encoding HAD-IIB family hydrolase: MPVPRLVAFDLDDTLAPSKSPLDPRMLDTFARLLDAVPVAVISGGQFAQFDQQLVAPLRARDGLRLDDLHLMPTCGTRYYRWLDADWHLEYAEDLTEDERTRAIAAVEDQAKQAGLWETETWGPIIEDRGSQITFSALGQAAPVDAKKVWDPDGSKKDHLKRLVQAQLPDLEVRSGGSTSIDITRKGIDKAYGMTKLAQITGIALDDMLFVGDRLDPEGNDYPVKALGVPCHAVTGWPDTADYLDELIPRFRAPVV; encoded by the coding sequence ATGCCCGTACCCCGTCTCGTCGCCTTCGACCTCGACGACACCCTCGCCCCGTCGAAGTCCCCGCTCGACCCCCGCATGCTCGACACCTTCGCCCGCCTGCTCGACGCCGTGCCCGTCGCCGTCATCTCCGGCGGCCAGTTCGCCCAGTTCGACCAGCAGCTCGTCGCTCCGCTCCGGGCCCGTGACGGCCTCCGCCTCGACGACCTGCACCTCATGCCGACCTGCGGTACCCGCTACTACCGCTGGCTCGACGCCGACTGGCACCTGGAGTACGCCGAGGACCTGACCGAGGACGAGCGTACCCGAGCGATCGCCGCCGTCGAGGATCAGGCGAAGCAGGCCGGCCTGTGGGAGACCGAGACCTGGGGGCCGATCATCGAGGACCGCGGCTCGCAGATCACGTTCTCGGCGCTGGGACAGGCCGCTCCGGTCGACGCGAAGAAGGTGTGGGACCCCGACGGCAGCAAGAAGGACCACCTCAAGCGGCTCGTGCAGGCGCAGCTCCCCGACCTCGAGGTCCGCTCGGGCGGCTCCACGTCGATCGACATCACCCGCAAGGGCATCGACAAGGCGTACGGGATGACGAAACTCGCGCAGATCACGGGCATCGCGCTCGACGACATGCTGTTCGTCGGCGACCGCCTCGACCCGGAGGGCAACGACTACCCCGTCAAGGCGCTCGGCGTCCCCTGCCACGCGGTCACGGGCTGGCCGGACACCGCCGACTACCTCGACGAGCTCATCCCCCGCTTCCGCGCGCCCGTCGTCTGA